The sequence below is a genomic window from Bradysia coprophila strain Holo2 chromosome X unlocalized genomic scaffold, BU_Bcop_v1 contig_128, whole genome shotgun sequence.
gcaattttaCAATAACACAGAAAATTCACTTCAAAACACTACACTGAACAGTCAATGcaaattttcacaaagaaTGGAAAGAATTCGCGCGTTTCATAGCCAGATCTTTCTACTGCTGCCGCACACTTTGACTTGATTCACTGAGCtacttttgaattttcacgaaaatgtattttaaataaaaccactTCGCCCACGATCTATACGTGAAATTTAGCTGGAAtatgaattttctttcagGGCATATTATGAGTAAATTCAgtgattcaaataaatttttctcatttaaatttttccgaatttttagacccgtacgaagtactggggtcttatgggtttacgcatacgtttgtaacacgtcgaattggactccctgagtaaggggaaacctattgtggttgtctagagatgccaaatccgcgaaaaaaaaatgtccgtctgtccgtctgtccgtctgtctgcacgataacttgagtaaaacgcatccgattttgaaaattcttttttttcccgtttggtaatgtcaaaagacaggctaagttcgaagatgagtgattttggatcgacccctcccgagctgtggcccaataagtgctttacggtttttcgaagatatctccggacatttaaacgttaaacttgtaagttatacgtcaaataaaaggtatttacaataccgatcgacaaaaaaaagtttatggaaatcggatgaccgactcgtgagttagaccccttggtgtggaacaggcacagggcggcaagcagtttttgcttgtaggtcaaccacatttgaacatatttcgtctgttttagctttattagttagatattgaccgtaccaatcagggaaaaattttttatgaaattatgttctccggagcgtgagctaggtctcttggagtgagctcttatctggctactcggaagtacagtgaacgtggtgtattttgacaatatctcgagtaaattttgaccgaatttcatgattttttttttgtttgaaaggtattaacgaatgtaaagcgtcggtactatttccggtctcctaacaaaatggctgccggcgaccatattggattttagtaaaatagaaatatcttgggaaaaatgatacttagagagtttctgttaacatggaaataatttgttatgtgtgtggggtttcagggattccatatacggacatctatatatacctatatacagctatattgagctatatacaggcatatagagctatataatagcatatatttatctgtgaaatgtttatttatagttaaatatagcggtatatagctgtttaaataggaatttatgaaatttgtcttcgtacggggctgtctatattgcctccggcaatttagttgtatatgataacaacgcaaagagtggataatgtaagtgattttaaagggagaatagtttttcagcagagaagaaaatgaagtaagagaaatgaagagtttcacattaaaggcttttgatacgaataggtgtttcgtacgggtcggcgttagctatgtttatagTTTTTtgtcacatacgcgcggtgttgggatcaaaattatttaactagaagaataattcaaaaattacacttcaggtctatgttgttgtctcgttttcgcttatgtaataaaatagagtacacacttttCGGCAAGCCTCAACTTCTTcatgacaagtgtgtaatatatattatgcgtAGATGTCTACATaacctcaatttttttgttcgttttcgttaaaattttcgatacTTTTTCAAGTGACTTTTAGTTGGATTATGTGTACGATTAGTGCTTAGATAACCAAAAATTAGGTGCTAAGCTAGGGCCATCTAAGTGGCTTGAGGTTTTTCGTGTATATCTACGGAAAATTAAGTTTTGCAAGAAAACATGAAAAGGCAAATGAATAGGTATtgacagaagtgaccgactCGCCGACAATCTATTAGGGaaaaagtagttttttttGAGTTGAATGAAAGGATCGTGAGTTTGTGCCCTAATACTGGAAAGCTTCCTTAGTGTGGTTAATTgctttataaatattttcaaaatattatcgTTAAAAATACGCAAAAGTTTTGAACACCGAACCTTGAGGCCAGGTTAAGGCGCCTTACATGGCAATGTAAAAATTTGCGATGTATAACGTTTTAAACTGGCcctaaagaaaaaaaaaatcttttaagtaTGCCCTGCTTTCGATAGACCAGCAAAAGTTTTCCGATAAAAAAGATTATAAGGCGGAGAGATAGTGAGaatattttgattcatttCTACATCTATTTATAAGATTCGGAACAGTTTGGATATATTATTTTGAGAATATGCTATGCACACAAACATATTGAAAATACACATAGTAAAATCGGTCATTTCCAAACTTAATTTTGAACTTGCCAGAATTCAACATTATGAGAATAAATTTCAGTTCGTAttgagaattttgtttttgctaagAAGTAGAAAGCGTAATCTGAGTGTGAATttgaaatcgtttttcatttcatttccaatGTTTGATTAGTAAAAAAGATAAGGTGACGTCGGTGACGTCTCGTAGTCGATGATTTCTGGTTTTCAGTTGCTTGCGACACGAAACGATTTTTGGTTTAACAATATAGTTTAAGACATTCATATGCCACCATGTCACATTACACATTTCCTGTTAAAATGATTGGGCTTAAATATGAATACTGTTGTATTCTGTTATTGCCTTAAACAAATGTCGTGGGTACTCGGGAGGACGTTTGATTACAACATTGAGACATAAAGACTTTTGATGTGTACATCTAAGTAACTTCCAGGTAACAGGTATTGACGtagtcaataaattttcgatcaagaTTGTGTCCGCagtaaatagcctcaatacaaacaaagcacactctacggataatagcggcaacttcaaatttagccgatataattttgggtcattttgactctgccgctattagaGTGTGTGTAatgtgttgttcgtattgaggctatttagtcCGCAGCACTGGAGATGCGGGAAATGAATGTGTGAAAAACTAACGCCGGGCTATTGTCGTTGATCGATGATGTGGTTTTGGTTGTACTGATGACTAAGAAGAAATCCGTCCTAATGCTGTTCCAGCCACTTGCTATCTGTGGCAAATGTTATACATTAGTCAACGGTACATTAGCAAATTCGTCTGATGTGATATAAAAATCTCCTGCCCACTTTACTCTCAGCTGTCTCAACGCTGGGCAATGACAAAGGAAGTGTTATTGTCGAATTACTGGCAgctaaaatttcattgactgGTTTATCTTGTGATTTCGATGTCATCTAATCACGCTCGTGCAGATATGATATGACGATCTAGAGTCAATTACATTTATCAACATGATTTGCGATTTGTTTGCATTATTGACGCCGGcttgttgttgattttgattctTCTTCGATTTGGTGGACATTGGTTGGCCCTGCGATCATACTGATGACAAGTAAAACACTTTACTGatgaattacatgaatttcgTGAATGATTGCCAAGGTTCTTGTCTGCCAGCTGATGATCTGCTGTAATTTTCGCCTTTGGAATAAACTGCTTTTGAGGATTCATCGACATTCACTTGCTTGACGACCTGGAGGAATTTTGTTTGGATATAAACCGATGTAATATTAAACTCAGACGATTCTATCGCCATAATCATTGGTCAAAATGATTCGCTTAAACCGGCAAGAAGAAATATACCAATCCATTCATACATGTAAACTGGATCAAGATTGAAATATTAAGAcagcaaattaaaattttaacgctacaagtaaaagaaataaattcgactaaagttcccaagtataggcgtaccatacattttcttaatgattgaatcaaaaaattatcaaaaaagcACTATCCATCgctgaaatcaattttattttgtaaaatggatcaagactgaaacaattagataacaatttaaaaatttgacagtacacgtaaaggaaataaattcgaattaagttcccaagtataggcgtaccatacattttcttaatgattgaaacaaaaaattatcaaaaaaacacTATCCATCGctgatataaattttattttgtaaaatggatcaagactggaacaattagataataatttcaaaatttgacagtacacgtaaaggaaataaattcgaattaagttcccaagtataggcgtaccatacattttcttaatgattgaatcaaaaaattatcaaaaaaacacTATCCATCGctgatataaattttattttgtaaaatggatcaagactggaACAATTAgataacaatttaaaaatttgacagtacacgtaaaggaaataaattcgaattaagttcccaagtataggcgtaccatacattttcttaatgattgaatcaaaaaattatcaaaaaagcACTATCCATCgctgaaatcaattttattttgtaaaatggatcaagactgaaacaattagataacaatttaaaaatttgacagtacacgtaaaggaaataaattcgaattaagttcccaagtataggcgtaccatacattttcttaatgattgaatcaaaaattatcaaaaaagcACTATCCATCGctgatataaattttattttgtaaaatggatcaagactggaACAATTAgataacaatttcaaaatttgacagtacacgtaaaggaaataaattcgaattaagttcccaagtataggcgtaccatacattttcttaatgattgaatcaaaaaattatcaaaaaaacacTATCCATCGCtgatacaaattttattttgtaaaatggatcaagactggaACAATTAgataacaatttcaaaatttgacagtacacgtaaaggaaataaattcgaattaagttcccaagtataggcgtaccatacattttcttaatgattgaatcaaaaaattatcaaaaaagcACTATCCATCgctgaaatcaattttattttgtaaaatggatcaagactgaaacaattagataacaatttaaaaatttgacagtacacgtaaaggaaataaattcgaattaagttcccaagtataggcgtaccatacattttcttaatgattgaatcaaaaattatcaaaaaagcACTATCCATCGctgatataaattttattttgtaaaatggatcaagactggaACAATTAgataacaatttcaaaatttgacagtacacgtaaaggaaataaattcgaattaagttcccaagtataggcgtaccatacattttcttaatgattgaatcaaaaaattatcaaaaaaacacTATCCATCGctgatataaattttattttgtaaaatggatcaagactggaACAATTAgataacaatttaaaaatttgacagtacacgtaaaggaaataaattcgaattaagttcccaagtataggcgtaccatacattttcttaatgattgaaacaaaaaattatcaaaaaaacacTATCCATCGctgatataaattttattttgtaaaatggttCAAGTtcaagactgaaacaaaaagataacaatttaaaaatttgacagcacacgtaaaggaaataaattcgaatcaagttcccaagtataggcgtaccatacattttcttaatgattgaatcaaaaaacgaacTGAACTCTCTTCTCTCTTATCGGGCAATACTAAAGTAAACATAAAAATCGATTGATCAATGCGTTTACTGATTTTTACTTGaatggaatttatttcaatttaaaagaaGCCACGCTAAACTATTCAGACAATTCGTTTTGACAACTACCTCAATCAGTGGAATTCGAGATATGGGTCGCATAGCTCACACTGAAAACGCTTGTAGCTCCCAAATAAACGACCTTTTAGAAAACCGTGAAACACTTGTCAactagaatgtgaaactctattACTTtctcttttaaacgaactttctacatgccatattttccgagctATGGGTCCCATAGCTCAATTGTTTAAAACGTTCATAGcttcgaaattataagcttttatgaaaattcctcaaattagtttcttagaattacgccCTTGACAtatcctgaaaatttcagccgaatccaccggtaaatttaaaagttttgttgTAACAAACTcacaaagtaacaaaggttggtaaaattcatctatttcaaaatgtatggaaatcaatttcttcatacaaatttacaagttttgaaatttaatatctcgggcAAATCTTAACCTTAAGAGGCGTGTGATTGCttgttgaactcgtatggacgccgagattgcgaataaaatactttggggtagtaggagcggagggggaaaagtcaaaaatttgtgtatatgaacggacttgcgtcacggcccttcactaacggaGGGCCATGATAATTTCGAATTAAGTTGTGAGgcataggtttgttccaaataactgtaaacacgaagtTTAACAACCGAACAACGATGACTTTGATCCAAATGGACATAGCCTGCACgatttttcatatatattatatacaaaTGTTGATAAGGCTATGTCCATTTGgatcaaatttgacagaaatttgacaatttgtaCGAcattggaacaaacctataggcGTAGTATATATTTTTCTAATATGATTTGTacattgtttttttgtgaactgAACAATTGACACTACATATtctgccaaatttttattttcgctcGTTGTATTTACAACTTTTATACCAGGATTTTCAGAGATGAGGTGCTAATTTCGCTTTTGGttccattttcataaaatattgtgtggaaagaaacattttccagatttcGTTAGTTCCAGTTTtaaacattcaaaagtatcgaTACTTTTACTGtagatgaaaattatttttcaaaattgtatcTGAAGtagatttcgtttcaatctcTACTAGGCAATAATGAAACAAGACATAGATTCTTAATAAGTCAAAACGTTGACATCAACTCTTTCATCCTTGAGCAGGAATTGCATTGTCGAGGCAGCACcggaaaaaatcgaaacacAAGAAAATTTCTTCGGATTTTAtagccaaaatatttatttataaaatctaCTTAGTTCCATAGAAAGTACAAAATTTGGCATCTTAAGTCATTCGAAGTTTAAAACCGTTTTCTTCCCTGATCGTTAAATCGAAACAATAAACTTCTAGCGGATTTCatgttttgaaataatttacgTTAAGAGAAGGACATTCAAAATACATTCATTTCGGAACTTAAAACATCACTCATTGGTACGTCCACAACATTCTGCGGTTGATTTATCGTAACATTGCTGTtgtgaaattgttgtattatCACTTTGTCGGCTGTATAAACAGGGCCCACCTGCTGACACGAATGATGAGTTAATTTATCGCAATTCAGTGGAGTCGGACAATTATCGGTCTGGTAACTCTGATAGCTTCCTGGTTGAACACTTCGACTGAAGAAGTTATTCGAATTCGTACTGGTTGCATTTGTATTGTTCACATTTCCGAACGCTAAAGAATTCCCACATTTAGATTCTTTATTGAACTGGGTCGTTGCTGAGTAGTGTTGCTGTTGATTGTAGTGGTGTGATTCATCACAATTAGCTTGAGCAGATGACAATTGATAGTCAGCGCCAGTCACATTCGCGTCGAAGTCATATGTCATGTTAGATGTTTCGAGCACTTGTAAGAATTCGTATAATGCTTTGGAATGGTCAATTTTGTCTACTTTGTTGTTCAAAGCCAATTCAATGTTTGTATTGTCGGGTACATATTGAAATGGTATCGGGTCACTGCAGGTTCCATCGGATATGGTTTCCAGCTGAAAGAAGACATTCACCGGCTTAGTTATTGTTTGATCTCTGTATTTCGGAGTTCGGAACGATATAGCCACTTGCTTGTGGACATCTTTCGGTTGGAATTTTGCCCAATCCAGCCAGATGACGGAATTATCCGTACCGGTCTCATAGAATCGCACTCTAATGTCTCGTTTGTCCACCTTATCGCAAagaatgataatttttttatcaccACATGCGGCACTGTAATTATCGCTTTTTTCGAAGATCCGTAATTTGACATTTGTCTTTTTGTCGCATATAATGTCAGAAACGACTGGTTCCAGTGGGATCAGGTTCTTTGCGGGATCTGGTATAAGAAAGACTTGAAAGCACAGCCGCATTTGATGTAGGTTAATCGATTTTAGTTCCTTATGTCCAAAACCAGctgtaacaaaaataaaatcgaaatttcaaataaataaaaggaatttaaGGAGTCGTGAATTTGGCTTACTCTTGAATGGATCAATATTCTGTGCCTGTCGCTTTTCCAGATTTTCTTTAACTTCAATGAGTTTCGGGCATTGAATTCCGAGTTGTGGAAATGTAACACGTCTGGGCGATGCAGCTTTCGTAGTAAAATTGAACACACAAATTCCTTCGCTGCACGGCTTTCCCACCAAGCAATTTGGATGTGGCCtaaatgaaaatgcaaattctattattttatgctatttttaaaagaatattttgCGATTCTAccgtcagaggcagtgaaatttcagcatgaatttgcttcagctgatctcCACATACAAtcgaaactgtttatactgtGGAAGCTGCTGCACGCACGCGCGTAGTattggtaaaaccgtataatgACGTATAATAAACAGTTTgattgtgtggatcagctgaaacaaattcatgctgaaatttcactggcTTTAACtgcataaaatgcaaaatttcatcTTTTACTGTATTAGATTGAATTGCCATTGCACACTGTTGGAAATATGTCAGACATCACCTGGCTAGAGACTAGGCTGATGTAATGTACGACATCAACACAGCGAATTGAAATAGAGTTGCCGTGCATAATGGGTTTCTATTTACATCACAAAGCCAAGCATATAACACATGTAATGTTAGAGCGAAAACCAGTGATTCTTGAAAAATCTTCGAATGACATAATTTTTGACCCAATTCTGTACTTTTATGCACTCAGTCTTAAGCTCGGTGGATACAATATGTTTCTCAGTTTCGCCTTGGTCAATGCCCAAACAGGAAAGTCGTATGGTTTTATGAATCTTTAGAATCTTTAGGATTTAGTATTAGGCTTGCGATGTAGACCGCAGAGTtggatcggttatccgaaaaaccgaaaatttcggttcggattaaaccgaaccgagaatttcggtttggattgaaccgaaccgagaatttcggttcggattgaaccgaaccgaaaactttggttttgtcgaaaaacaatatgaaatgaaggcagactcgtcaaaattgattgatttcattatgaactaaccaaaaagaagtaaatggagcaattgcatgatacttttattgagaattgaaaatctcaTAAGTTCTTGTCAAATtcgttttctcacaaaaatcgcatgcaattgctccatttacttctttttgtttagttcataatgaaatcaatcaattttgacaagtctgccttcatttcatattgttttacgacaaaaccaaagtattcggttcggttcaaaccgaaccgaaaatttcggttcggttcaatccgaaccgaaattctcggttcggttctatccgaaccgaaattttcggtttttcggataaccgatccaACTCTGGTAGACCGTGCCTATTTTGGGTAAATTCTGATGAGTTAGGGAggttaatttttcaaaataagcCGTGCGGTGAAGATACGCCAAAAGTATGTAGAAAAATGAGAGAGAAATGACAACTCGTGATCTTTGCTTTTGTATAGAAAAGTAACGCACAATGCAGATCAAGTGCCAATACGACTCGACAGCAACATGAAAGACACCAAAGCAAACTTTGAAATAAATGTTGTTACATTCACTTGGATGCAGAATGCAAATTGCAATTATTACTGATACATTGGTCAataaaatagtaatttttgttaaaagtgtCCTGAAAAATTCTGCCTTCATCACGAATTACAAACTGGCGTTTTTACacacaaacaataacaataaaatcacTCTACGaacaatttcacttttacttgGCACACTCCATTGCGgccacaaaaataaatatgatATTCCATTGTGGGCTTAATTTGCCGGCCAACAAAGTTACTTTTTCAGACGCACATATAACGCTGTATAAGCAGTACTTTGATCgaacttttcgatcgtagatgcagtgacgaaaaaagtcgaattatgatcgtaaggcacaaaaatattttttcatgcttcggggccgaaaatgagggcaatttttcgaattttctcgggtttccggcccgctgcatgaaaatttacatgtgcacctgttttgGACGGTTGATCTAAGGCACTTttgcttgtaagcctcacttcgttcggcctacaatccgcgaaattgcctaaaatcaatcgtccaaaacaggtacacaaataaccaatGTGCGTCCTTAAAAGTAACTTTGTCGCCCGGTAAACAAATCGAacaatggaatttcatttcggCCGCAATCGAGTGTGCCAAGTAAAGCAGAATTTTTCATCGctcgtaacgaaaaatactattttggTTGGAGCGCCTTGGTTGTCGAAATTCATTGGGCACTGGGCATTGGGGAAatcgaaatgtaaaaaaagagCCGGACAGAAAAATACAGTTTTTGATCACTGCAACCATTTTAATCAATTCGtgtcaataaaatgataaGTACAATGGGAACGGACTTTACTAATGACATTCGACAACCAGCTGTTCTACTGTCAAAGAAAACAAGAACTCATGTTAAGTTTCTTGCGCGTCATTTAACACAATCAACAAAACGTTTCTTCAACCTCTTCTGAGATGAgattgaaacaacaaaaaatactaaaatatGACCGGTTGTGTGACTAACTCAGAAACACTTACTTGGGAATCTCATCGATCGTAACACATGATACACAAACACGGGCGGCTCCTTCGTAATTAAGTATACGAATCGATGGATAGGTTTTCGCGTCTTCTGTGCTGTTCACTCCAAAAATAGAACCGGCCGAATTTCCT
It includes:
- the LOC119067635 gene encoding embryonic polarity protein dorsal-like, translated to MYNNVKVEIIEQPQPKSMRFRYSSEGNSAGSIFGVNSTEDAKTYPSIRILNYEGAARVCVSCVTIDEIPKPHPNCLVGKPCSEGICVFNFTTKAASPRRVTFPQLGIQCPKLIEVKENLEKRQAQNIDPFKTGFGHKELKSINLHQMRLCFQVFLIPDPAKNLIPLEPVVSDIICDKKTNVKLRIFEKSDNYSAACGDKKIIILCDKVDKRDIRVRFYETGTDNSVIWLDWAKFQPKDVHKQLETISDGTCSDPIPFQYVPDNTNIELALNNKVDKIDHSKALYEFLQVLETSNMTYDFDANVTGADYQLSSAQANCDESHHYNQQQHYSATTQFNKESKCGNSLAFGNVNNTNATSTNSNNFFSRSVQPGSYQSYQTDNCPTPLNCDKLTHHSCQQVGPVYTADKVIIQQFHNSNVTINQPQNVVDVPMSDVLSSEMNVF